A single region of the Winslowiella toletana genome encodes:
- the phnL gene encoding phosphonate C-P lyase system protein PhnL encodes MHTQLRVENLCKTFVLHNQHGTVLPVLRDASFSVNAGECVVLDGHSGSGKSTLLRSLYANYQPESGHIWLRHQQQWIDLVTAPARQILAVRRETIGWVSQFLRVIPRISTLEVVMQPLLERGVERAICEARARHLLTRLNVPERLWTLAPSTFSGGEQQRVNIARGFIADYPILLLDEPTASLDSNNSAAVVKLIEEARDRGAAIVGIFHDKAVRDRVADRLYMMLPPAREHAHDHQ; translated from the coding sequence ATGCACACCCAACTTCGCGTCGAAAATCTTTGCAAAACCTTTGTGTTACATAATCAGCACGGTACGGTGCTGCCGGTATTACGTGATGCCAGTTTCAGTGTTAACGCCGGTGAATGCGTGGTACTGGATGGTCACTCCGGCAGTGGAAAATCGACGTTATTGCGCTCGCTATACGCTAACTATCAGCCGGAAAGTGGCCATATTTGGTTGCGCCATCAACAGCAGTGGATCGATCTGGTCACGGCACCCGCGCGTCAAATTCTGGCGGTACGCCGCGAAACTATTGGCTGGGTCAGCCAGTTTTTACGCGTGATCCCACGTATCTCGACTCTTGAAGTAGTGATGCAGCCTTTACTGGAGCGCGGCGTTGAGCGGGCGATTTGTGAGGCGCGTGCGCGCCACCTGCTGACGCGGCTTAATGTGCCGGAGCGTTTATGGACGCTGGCTCCGTCGACCTTCTCCGGCGGCGAGCAGCAGCGGGTGAATATCGCACGCGGGTTTATCGCTGATTATCCGATTTTACTGCTCGATGAACCGACCGCTTCACTCGACAGTAATAACAGTGCGGCGGTGGTAAAGCTGATTGAGGAAGCGCGCGATCGCGGTGCGGCGATTGTCGGTATTTTTCATGATAAAGCCGTCCGCGATCGGGTTGCCGATCGTCTGTATATGATGTTACCGCCAGCGAGAGAGCACGCGCATGATCATCAATAA